The region AACAAGTCGTCAGTCTACAGGCCAGCTCACGCACGGAAGGACGACGTGGGCTTCGCCGTATGTCGACCCACATATGTGCATTAAGTACGGTCTAATGATTTTTGAAATTCTATTTGATATCATGAGGGGTCTTTTCAAGTCACTGGACTTCCATGTACCCATATGTCGATAAATGAAACAATAGCAGAGTTCAACATGGGAGCGAAATCGTACGGTTAGTTTAAATAGGTCACTGTATCAGTAGATCTATGAAACAACATCCCATCATCTAGAGGAGCTAGATAACATGATCTAATCACATTCCCCCCCAATAGCTACCTTATAACCTGTAACTAGAAGGAATTAGACAAGTTCTGTACCGATGATTTGGCGACGTTCCCCCTCTGCGTGATGTTTTTGCTGTGTTTTTCGTTGGCCATTCGGATTCTCTGTTTCGCCACCATCTTGCAGGTTATGTTACCTTTCCACCGCTCGTAAGAAAAATACGTGTTTAACAAACTGTTTGTTGAACAGACGTTCTTCTTGGTGTGTAAGTGATCGTGGCCGTCAAATGTTTAAGGCTGAATGCTACGTAGACAAACACCGTAGTCCCCACCCACACAGGAAGAACGTGTTTAAAATGTGGTTTCTTTTTCCGCCCGACAAGTAATGTAGCGGAACAGATTTGTAGACTGGCGCCTCCAGTGGTCATTTCGATCACATCATAAACGACTTGCAGTGTATGTAGTGTAGCTCTGCTTCATTTGAAAGTAAATCGACAAATATGAATAATCATTCCTATATGCGAGTCGTCACTGCTATACAAATCCATCTACCTATCTTACATTCATCATACACTGTATATCAATCTGTTTTTTCTTCATTCATGATCATTTGCCCTTTTTGCTGTAATACAATTTAACATCGGCAAATCTTTAATGGAAAAATGCAACCACAACTCATTTGACTTTTTTTAAACCTTTATGTTAAATCATCAAGATCATCAAAGTACTCAATGACTTGTAAATCATTTAGTCCTAGCTCTGCAGAATTAAGGTAGTGTACCCACATTAGACTCCATTCATCAGCCCATTAAAGTAAAGCCACATAAAAAGCAATTGTGAAAAAATGTCATGCATGTCATGTCTCTTTCaaccttcctctctcccacctgTCACACGTACACTCCCACCTTGGTCACATTGTCCTATAAACGTGAAGGTGAACGAGGACCACCGTTCAAACAGTCCAGAGTGGACACTAGAGCATAACAAGACTACGGGCTAGGGGCTCCAGTAGGCATCACCTAGGATAGGTACACCACCCGCCGTGAAACATGAGGAGCGATAAAGCATGTAACGGATGCTGTCTGGTAGCACAGCTTCTGTTTAAAGATAAAATCGTTTCTCCACGTGTGTTTTAACAGCATTGGAAAAGCATTCCTGCCTGGGAAGGGAATGTTAGTGCCTGGAGCCAGTTGTGTCTCAGGGGTAAGGCATTACCGCGAGGCATCGGCCACTGGATGATCTATTAGAGCTGATAAGACTCCTGTCGCGCTGTACACAGTAGTCCTTTGGCTGCTTCCCGGTCTTCTGTGGCCTCTGGTAAAGAGGCTTCTTTAACAATGTTGTAATCGATAAATTCATACAAAAGCAGAAGCAAACACACGAAAACAAGGAAATGTGAATCTACGTCAGCATTTGGCAAAGTCTATTCCACTGGATCCATCTTCCCCCCCACCCATTTGATAAGACCCCAGTCCCACCCTGGGATCTGGACCGGGGGTGGTTCAACAGGCTGGAGGTGTTCCCACACAGGACTCAGAGCGTTGACCGAGGGGGGTCCTGATGACAgtggtgtcggggggggggggggggggggggctcatttGAGCAGCTTGGCCGTAGCCATGGAGGTCATGGAGGTCATGGTCATGGAGGGCACGGTGATGTCTTTGAAGATGGGCTGCATGATGCCCATGTAGGCCGGCTTGCTCTGGCTCAGGGTCTCGATGATCGTCTGACGCATGTCCCTGGTGGCATCGCCCCGCACCGCCAGCAGGGCCACGATGTGctcctccctgggggggggggggggggggggggggggttagtgttaATGACGGTTAATTAATGCAGTGTCTCTATAAAATCGGAGACAGGCCTTATCTATAAAATCCTGAGAAGAACACATTTCTGCATAAATTAACATTCCTGAACGTTTTTTAACTGCCAATTCCGAATCCCCTTATATGAACTTAAACCAGCTATTCTGAAGAGATAAATCACACTTGGTTTTATGCACTTGTTATTGAAAACATAATACAGGTATTAAATACTTTATAAATTAGaccaaataaatgcatttaggCGGAGTCAACATCTCCTTGTTTTGGCTATCTCATTGTTCTTATTTCCTCTCATCAgtgaaacaaacacaatgtaCGTTAGCCTTTCAACTAGATTCAATGTTATAAGTAAAATGAACAGGTAAAACATTCAGCATGATCAAAAACATGCTTCTTGTTGaaagtttttttaaatgctaatatgaaaaaataaatatatatatattttttttttaatatatatttggcGACCCAATTCAAATCTCCTGCGATCCAcatggtggtgggtgggtgagaatttgttgtgcttgtgtttgcggccatttgtgtgcttgtgtgtgtgcttttgtgtgtggccgtttgtgtgtgtgtgtgcgtgtgagtgtgcgtgtgtgtgtgcgcgcgtgcgtacCTGATGTCGGGGTACTTGGACACCAGCGTAGAGACCTCCAGGTAGAGCAGCGTGGGGTCCGTCAGCTTGAAGACCTCGGCGATGGCAGCGATGGAGTCACACAGCCGGTCCGTGTCCTCTCCCTGGGGGGCAGCGGACAGGGGGGGGGCGTCAGTGAGCCATCTATCGTTCCTCTTTCCTACGCTACTCTTGGTGTCGGTGCTCTCCGGTCGGAGCCACAGGGTGGGTGTGGTGAACACTACAGACAGCGTGGTGTTAGTTCACCGGTGGGGTTAGGAGCCACAGGGTGGGTGTGGTGAACACTACAGACAGCGTGGTGTTAGTTCACCGGTGGGATTAGGAGGTTAGCTACTCCCACACCGTGTTAATGAAAAACAGAACTTCTGGAGAAGTGCAACGAAGACGGGGTGACGGGCCAGAACGCGTCGGGCCGAACCCCTCAGACGCTAGGGTCTGAGCCTGGCCGGTGTTACTGGGGCGTGATTGGCCGAGCAGAGCAGTGGCTGGCTCAACGGTTTAGTGTCAGGGCTCCCTCAGAGAACACGTCCTGAACGTCAACATGCTGAGGTATGACGCTGCAACACATCTGCATTACGTTGCAACACATGAAGGGTTCGGCTTATTGAGTCACCTCCGTGACTCAGTGGACCGGGGGAATACAGTTTGTGCGAGTGCTGTGACCaggaaatgtaaaaaaagaaaatgttgttTCATTGTggctctgaaacacacacgcaccccaggcatacgcacacaagcacacacacacacacacacacacacacacacacagcttaccGCGGTGAGCTTCCTGAAGAGGAACTTGAACTGCTCCGCCTCCTTCATCATGCGGTCGGCCCCTTCACGTCGCTCCTCGGCGTTCCTGAAGGTGATCCTCTTCTGCATCACCGCCTTGAtgtactccaccaccaccctgcggTGGGCCTCGCCGCTCATCTCCTGCAACGCACGGCACCAGGGCTATCGCTACGGCAACACACGGCACCAGGGCTATCGCTACGGCAACGCACGGCACCAGGGCTATTGCTACGGCAACGCACGGCACCAGGGCTATCGCTACGGCAACGCACGGCACCAGGGCTATCGCTACGGCAACACACGGCACCAGGGCTATCGCTACGGCAACACACCGGCATCGGCTATCGCTATGGCAACCACACAGGCAGGCCGTCACCAACACTATCGCTAAGGCAACCACACAGGCAGGGCGTCACCAACGCTATGGCAACCACACGGCGGGCCGTCACCAACAGGGCTTCGCCAACGGTATGCCAGGCCAAGAGGCACGGCCATTTTGATCTCATTTATATGGACTGTTGGGCAATCACAATAATAACGACTATGTTGCCAAAAAAAAGCCACTTAGAAGTAAGAAATTACCAAGTTAATTTGAGACTCTGGGATATGAGCTTGAGTTTCACACTACGGCCTCTAGGTGTCGCCATTGCTAAAGCCTAATGTAAAAACACATCACAGCTCTTCAAATAATTCATATCCAAACCAGCCAGAACACGGATTTAACCAACTgaaacatgatgaatctatatatattataatattattaatccTGCATTGATCTGATTTGGTTTAGGCGTTGGAGACATAGAGCGAAGTCGTCGGTTGGTCATTTTGGTTGCTTGTTTCGATGTAGAAGTTAAATAATTGAAGAGGAGCGCCTCACCAGGTTGAAGGGTTTCTTGATCTTGTTGAAGTCGTTGAAGTAGTCCTCCACGGTCACGCAGATGGTGTCGACCGCGTGGGAGCCCAGCAGCCACTTCCTGGTCAGCAGCTCGTTGAGGTGGAGCTGGGCGGGACACAGGCAGGGTTTACCTCCGGCGCCGCCCCAGGGTACCACCTGGACGCGGCTGGGGGGCGCTTTACATTCCACTCCTAGGTTGACcaccagccctaaccctaaccctaaccctaaccctaaccctccatgtCTGGCTTCTGCCGGTCTGTCGGTGTCTTTTTCTTTTAAGGTGGAATATAAAACCACCTAGCCTGGCTAaggccagacctcatctcaatcgaCATTGAGGAGAGCTCTGGGAACCACACgttcattttctcgtatttgaggcgtggtttacgattgcccggagccgttGATTGGGCGCTACGAAGGTctgagtctgtacgtagctcatagccaatcgtatcaattacaccagatgacgtatgtagagcgacagaaattcgatgagggagaagacgatgggtgtgcgcatagacgtcgtcatcgtcttgccgtccctcaatgttctgtgattggttccctatctcgggcgaaaatcggatccatggaatccaggctgcctggCAGCGCGAAATGAAATCGCACGCAAGgcagcctgggtatacccagggtaaaaaccaccaggtgtgagtgtgattagccgcaaCGAGCCATACgagctaatcccactcacacctggtggtataatacgtcacCTTTGATGTATTTCACGGAACAGAACAAAACGCAGTGGAGGTGAAAAAATGGCCGTTCATTTGCTTCCACTAAGATAAATAATTTTAAGCCAGGGGGAAGCAAAGCATCCCGATACTCGCATGAATAAAGGTTTAGCCCCATCACACGGGAGGTCCAGGGGTACATCGTTAACCAAGTCAAAACATTGTGCATTGTAGGAATTCGGTGGAGGATGTTAAGGTCTCATTAGAATAAAGGTAATATTTTTCAAGGTTGTCAGAATTTTCTATCCAAATGAATTAGTCAATGAATGATGATCCTATTACATAAACCACATTTATCTTTCCTCTACATCTTTTTTAACTATAGTATCTGTTGGACCAGCCCATCTTgcttttcagccaatcacaacactgCTTACCTCCAGATCTAGGAACACCTCGTCCAATAGGAACTGGCAACCTTCTTTGGCCACCTCGTTCAGGGTCTTCTCTATGTTAGCGTCGCTAGCGGTGGGCTCAGAGGACTGGGAGTACTTCCTCTTCAGACTGTTGATGGACTCTCTAGGGGAAGCGTAGAGACGGCAATGGTCGATCTGGAGTCACTACAACACGCGCATCAACAGGCAATCCCTTTCATTTACACATCAGTGCCCTCGAACCCATGCTAAAAGAGCAGATACTCCACCTTTAATATTCCAAATGTTAGACTTGGTTATCAGTTAATGTGATTGTGTCGGACATTCAACCGACGTATTCTTTGTCCGTGCTGGAACCGTTGCTGTGTGACCTACTTGAACGTCTGGCAGTTGTTGATGATGGCGATCATGTACTGGATGTAGCACTGAGGCAGCTGTCTGTCTCGCAGGTGATCCTCCTTGTAGGCAATGGCCTCCTCTTTATACCTGCAACACAAATGCATTCCCTCCTTTAAGAGTCAGGTTATGTTGTCTTCCTCCGTGGAAGTTTGACCCTTTGGTCTTCTGGACCAGGTGGATCATCTATCCTTCTCTCAAACGTTTTGTATTTGTTGCAGTTTTTTTGTCTTAAAATGCTGACAGCGGAAATAACTCTGGTAGAATGCACAAAATAATTCCAACCGTTCGTTATGTCTTTAGAACTCCAAACGCAAGTGAATCAAATATATGCTGTTAATTTTCAAAATCGTGAACATTTAAACGTCGACTTTGCACACTCAGGGAAGCACAGCTTGGAGCAGGTGAGGGGCAGAGAACACACCTGATGAGGAAGGTGTTCATCTGTTTGAGGCACAGCTTCAGGACCTGCTCTTTGAAGCCTTCGTTGATCTGGGCTGCCACCTGCAGGTTCTGCTCAAAcatctggagagagggagagagttaaaCCTGGAGATTCAGCTAaaacatctggagagagagagagagagagagagagagttaaaccTGGAGGTTCTGCTcaaacatctggagagagagacagagagacagagacagagacagagacacagagacagagacagacagaagcaAAGAAGTTCTGCTAAAACATGGcagcagggagaggagatggcGGCCGTCTCTGTGAGACTCACCTGGAAGACGATGGCAGGCAGGGTGGTCTGGTAGTATCCGTCTTGGTCTGCCTCTGGTTCCGTGTCCTTCTGCCAGTCCTTCTTGTCCGTTTCCAGAGCCTTGCGCAGCCAGCCAGTTATATTAGACtgtagggagaaggagggggtacGGTCACACATCAACTGGAGTCTAAAACCCCCCATTTTGTCAGAGCATTATTTGACCTGTAGATGGCAGCAAACTAGGGTATAGTTACTCCTTAAAAGTGAAGGGCATGAATTCTTTGTGTTTGAATCATACGGAAATAAAGTATCTTGTGCTTCTAGTGATGGTGAAGGAAATATAATGAAATGGTGCAAGACATGAGGCTTTCTTAATTTCTATGTGCATGCATTTCCATAATAAGAGTATAGCATTGCAGTCTACGGTTAAGCACAGTATAAtacaacaatatatatttataatactgCATTGTGCCTAATGCCAATAACTCTGATTGAGGCTAGTCCCAGCCTATGAGAGCTCAGGTtccccgggggcggggccgtccCGGGCCTCCCCATTGGCCGCTGCTCACGGTGAAGGTCTGCACGTATTTGCTGAGCAGCTCGTCGACCACGTCCTGAGGCAGCAGCGGCTCCAGGTGGTTCACGTCACACTCTGAGCGCAGGTCGGGGTGGCCCATCATGTCCTCGCTGgagcacgcacagacagacagacagacagacagacaggcagacaggcagacaggcagacagacagacagacagacagacagacacacagacacacagacacacagacagacaggtccttaTGGTTAGAGCGGAGACAACCCTGAAGGGATCGTGGATTCCTTATGCAGAGATATACCAGGTGGCCTATCAATGAAATAAAGTggataatacaaaataaacacaggGCTTTAAAAGTCACGCAGGAAAACAGTAAATGATACAAAGAAGTTATCagatgaaagtaaaaaaaaaaatgcaggtgTTTATGTGCACATCAAAATGATTACTGGGTTAACAATACGATTAATCTATTAAAAATGCAGCTATTTAAAGTAGCCTATATCTGCATTCACGTTCAAAAAGAATCAATAATCTAGGGTAGCATAAGTATTTTAAAAacgtttgttttttaataagcatgtccaatcatttcattcggGCAGAATGAGATGATTGGACATGCTTTATATGACCTCCCAGTCTGCCTCCCGACCACTAGCAGACGCACCCCACCCGCCCACACTCTGCACCCTACCCGCCCACGCTCTGTCTGCACCCTACCCGCCCACACTCTGCACCCCACCCGCCCACACTCTGTCTGCACCCTACCCGCCCACACTCTGCACCCCACCCGCCCACACTCTGCACCCTACCCGCCCACACTCTGCACCCCAcccgccctctctctgcacCCTACCCGCCCACACTCTGCACCCCACCCGCCCACACTCTGCACCCCACCCGCCCACACTCTGCACCCCACCCGCCCACACTCTGCACCCCACCCGCCCACACTCTGCACCCCACCCGCCCACACTCTGCACCCCACCCGCCCACGCTCTGCACCCTACCCGCCCACACTCTGCACCCCACCCGCCCACACTCTGCACCCTACCCGCCCACACTCTGCACCCTACCCGCCCACACTCTGCACCCTACCCGCCCACACTCTGTCTGCACCCTACCCGCCCACACTCTGCACCCTACCCGCCCACGCTCTGTCTGCACCCTACCCGCCCACACTCTGCACCCTACCCGCCCACGCTCTGTCTGCACCCCACCCGCCCACACTCTGCACCCCACCCGCCCACACTCTGCACCCCACCCGCCCACACTCTGCACCCTACCCGCCCACACTCTGCACCCTACCCGCCCACACTCTGCACCCTACCCGCCCACACTCTGTCTGCACCCTACCCGCCCACGCTCTGTCTGCACCCTACCCGCCCACGCTCTGTCTGCACCCCACCCGCCCACACTCTGCACCCTACCCGCCCACACTCTGCACCCTACCCGCCCACACTCTGCACCCCACCCGCCCACACTCTGCACCCTACCCGCCCACGCTCTGCACCCTACCCGCCCACACTCTGCACCCTACCCGCCCACGCTCTGTCTGCACCCTACCCGCCCACACTCTGCACCCCACCCGCCCACACTCTGCCTTCACTCATAGCGTGGATCGGAGTCCTCCACCAGGCTAGGCCCTCctgttgctaaagctagcggGCTAGTTGTGTGTTTTAGAGGAGTGGCTTTGGATTGAGGCCTGAGGGGAGGGGTGAGACTTCATTTAAATACTTTTCAATAATAGATTTGAATCGACCAATACCTAGCTCTCACGACGACTAAGAATACAAGTGAAAAGGGAATATCTTTTTTGCAATTATGCACCAGAGAAGTCTAACCAGTGTCACGTTGAGGGCAACCCCTTCAACCTAAAGAGACCCCTACTGTCATTCACCCATCAGCTCCATGTCTGAAAACATAAGCCGCTCCGCTGGTAGCCACATCAGAATCGGATATGAGCGGGTACTCAATgcatgtgcgagtgtgtgtctcGTGTACGACTCAGTGTTTTAAAGCCCCATGAGGAAATGCATACACTCTAATCCTCTCAATGCTACCGATAGCAGCACGCGATGCGTGAACACAACCCCGCCGCCCAGCACGCGATGGGAGCTCCCACCGCCATGCCTCGGCGTTGGATTAGCCACACACAGCTTAGCTGGCATGTTACCCTGGACCCCCTCCatgcagagagtgtgtgtgtgagagaggtcggggtgtgtgtgcgtgtgcgtgtgtgtgtgtgtgtgtgtgtgtgtgtgtctctgagaaAGCAAGGCGCCATTTAAAATATTGAGGTAATTGCTTTATGAGGCATGCCCATATAAGGAGAGACGGTTTAAGCTCCACTAACGAGACAGTGCTGTAAAGATTCACGATTGGTTTCTTCTTCCCACTGAACATGAACCCATGATGGTTCATTGTTTGATTCTAGACCGAGCGCGAGGCAGAATAGACTTGCACTTTGTGCCTC is a window of Gadus macrocephalus chromosome 8, ASM3116895v1 DNA encoding:
- the exoc3 gene encoding exocyst complex component 3, which codes for MEETNREAEATAVQRVAGMLQRSDQLDKVEQYRRREARKKASVEARLKAAIQSQLDGVRTGLTQLHNALVDVKDIQGSLADVSQDWRQSINTIESLKDVKDAVVQHSQLASAVENLKNIFSVPEIVEETKHLIEQAELLKAHRKLMDLEFSRDDLMYEQYRMDSKNTSDMSLIRIYFEDVQSLSDELAKQLWMVLQRSMGTVRRDPTMLVSVVRIIEREEKIDRRMTDRNKQTGFIPPGRPKQWKENMFKVLESTVSTRIEGTQSETRESDKMWLVRLLELTRKYVLDDLIVVQNLMTQCFPPHYNTFHRFFCLYHRGVSARVQELASEDLEANEIVSLLTWVLNTYKSEDMMGHPDLRSECDVNHLEPLLPQDVVDELLSKYVQTFTSNITGWLRKALETDKKDWQKDTEPEADQDGYYQTTLPAIVFQMFEQNLQVAAQINEGFKEQVLKLCLKQMNTFLIRYKEEAIAYKEDHLRDRQLPQCYIQYMIAIINNCQTFKESINSLKRKYSQSSEPTASDANIEKTLNEVAKEGCQFLLDEVFLDLELHLNELLTRKWLLGSHAVDTICVTVEDYFNDFNKIKKPFNLEMSGEAHRRVVVEYIKAVMQKRITFRNAEERREGADRMMKEAEQFKFLFRKLTAGEDTDRLCDSIAAIAEVFKLTDPTLLYLEVSTLVSKYPDIREEHIVALLAVRGDATRDMRQTIIETLSQSKPAYMGIMQPIFKDITVPSMTMTSMTSMATAKLLK